One segment of Rhodanobacter thiooxydans DNA contains the following:
- a CDS encoding DUF2066 domain-containing protein, translated as MRLFRLLIVALLLVFAALPASHAQVAGSPYSVVVPVADTSDAQRDQAFATALGQVLTRVAGGQDLRSNAGYADALGNAASMVQKFQYQRAATGLVLNVEFEPGSVRRLVAKLGVQSAGIKPPVLLLVQGGDGHLLDQSALASLAATAGARGTGVVYPDGNPPDPARVAAADPAALAAVNRQYHTGLVLLGKLRDGGADWTLISGGQAQRWSSQGASADALLGDAGNGLVERLGKQLNVIGAGPSEGKLWVSGLASAMDYASLVATLQDDPSVKQVQTLGAQNDGVLLYIKASVPISALAANLAAGGHLLLQGEPHPGADANLRWLR; from the coding sequence ATGCGCCTGTTCCGTCTATTGATCGTTGCCCTGCTGCTGGTCTTTGCCGCGTTGCCTGCGTCGCACGCGCAGGTTGCCGGCTCGCCGTATTCGGTGGTCGTGCCGGTGGCCGACACCAGCGACGCCCAGCGCGACCAGGCGTTCGCCACCGCACTCGGCCAGGTGCTGACGCGCGTCGCCGGCGGGCAGGACCTGCGCAGCAACGCCGGTTATGCCGACGCGCTGGGCAACGCGGCCTCGATGGTGCAGAAGTTCCAGTACCAGCGTGCCGCGACCGGGCTGGTGTTGAACGTGGAGTTCGAGCCGGGCTCGGTGCGCCGGCTGGTGGCGAAGCTGGGCGTGCAGAGCGCCGGCATCAAGCCGCCGGTGCTGCTGCTGGTGCAGGGAGGCGACGGCCACCTGCTCGACCAGTCGGCGCTGGCCAGCCTGGCCGCGACCGCCGGCGCGCGCGGCACCGGCGTGGTCTACCCCGACGGCAATCCACCCGATCCGGCCAGGGTGGCTGCTGCCGACCCGGCCGCGCTGGCGGCGGTCAACCGGCAATACCACACCGGCCTGGTGCTGCTCGGCAAGTTGCGCGACGGCGGCGCGGACTGGACGCTGATCTCCGGCGGCCAGGCGCAGCGCTGGAGCAGCCAGGGCGCGAGCGCCGATGCACTGCTTGGCGATGCCGGCAACGGCCTGGTCGAGCGCCTCGGCAAGCAGCTCAACGTGATCGGCGCGGGCCCCAGCGAGGGCAAGCTGTGGGTCAGCGGGCTGGCTTCGGCGATGGATTACGCGAGCCTGGTGGCGACCCTGCAGGACGATCCTTCGGTCAAGCAGGTGCAGACCCTGGGTGCGCAGAACGACGGCGTGCTGCTGTACATCAAGGCTTCCGTGCCGATCAGCGCGCTGGCCGCGAACCTTGCCGCCGGCGGCCACCTGCTGCTGCAGGGCGAGCCGCACCCGGGCGCGGATGCGAACCTGCGCTGGCTGAGGTGA
- a CDS encoding AI-2E family transporter: MNQDKDISRRWQLFAITAVIVYLLWLLAPVLMPFAVAAMLAYLGDPLADRLERLGLNRMWAATIVFVVIMVVVVGVLLLLIPLIARQVENLVSNLPRYGDWAQNTLWPWLQARLHLDPHTFDSDRLLAAIKAHIGSIGGVATAVLGKVSRSGLGVVAWLANLVLIPVVAFYLLRDWDRMVAKVDGMLPRSIQPTIAYLASEADKILGAFVRGQLLVMLALGVFYGAGLGVVGLTVGPLIGMVAGLLSFVPYLGFIVGFVAAIVAVLVQYGDWAHVLLVCGVFAVGQLLEGYVLVPKLVGDKIGLHPVAVMFAVLAGGYLFGFLGVLLALPAASVIMVLLRYLVERYRMSELYNEAGPEDPVIAEMGVAVHHDGAVEAAVVGTPPPGDSSAA; this comes from the coding sequence ATGAATCAGGACAAGGACATCTCGCGCCGCTGGCAGCTGTTCGCCATCACCGCGGTCATCGTCTATCTGCTCTGGCTGCTGGCGCCGGTGCTGATGCCGTTCGCGGTGGCGGCGATGCTGGCCTACCTGGGCGATCCGCTGGCTGACCGGCTGGAACGGCTGGGGCTGAACCGGATGTGGGCGGCCACCATCGTCTTCGTGGTGATCATGGTCGTGGTGGTCGGTGTGCTGCTGTTGCTGATTCCCCTGATCGCGCGCCAGGTCGAGAATCTGGTCAGCAACCTGCCGCGCTACGGCGACTGGGCGCAGAACACCTTGTGGCCGTGGCTGCAGGCGCGCCTGCACCTGGACCCGCACACCTTCGACAGCGACCGCCTGCTGGCTGCGATCAAGGCACACATCGGCTCGATCGGCGGCGTCGCCACGGCGGTGCTGGGCAAGGTGTCGCGCTCCGGGCTGGGCGTCGTGGCGTGGCTGGCCAACCTGGTGCTGATCCCGGTGGTGGCGTTCTACCTGCTGCGCGACTGGGACCGGATGGTGGCGAAGGTCGATGGCATGCTGCCGCGCTCGATCCAGCCCACCATTGCCTACCTGGCCAGCGAAGCGGACAAGATCCTGGGCGCGTTCGTGCGTGGCCAGCTGCTGGTGATGCTGGCGCTGGGCGTGTTCTACGGCGCGGGCCTAGGCGTGGTCGGGCTGACCGTGGGCCCGCTGATCGGCATGGTCGCCGGCCTGCTCAGCTTCGTGCCGTACCTGGGCTTCATCGTCGGCTTCGTCGCGGCGATCGTGGCCGTGCTGGTGCAATACGGCGACTGGGCGCACGTGCTGCTGGTATGCGGCGTGTTCGCGGTCGGCCAGTTGCTGGAAGGCTATGTGCTGGTACCCAAGCTGGTCGGCGACAAGATCGGCCTGCACCCGGTGGCGGTGATGTTCGCGGTACTGGCCGGCGGCTACCTGTTCGGCTTCCTCGGCGTGCTGCTGGCGCTGCCGGCGGCCTCGGTGATCATGGTGCTGCTGCGCTACCTGGTCGAGCGTTACCGCATGAGCGAGCTGTACAACGAGGCGGGGCCGGAGGATCCGGTGATCGCCGAGATGGGCGTCGCCGTGCATCACGATGGCGCGGTCGAGGCCGCGGTCGTCGGCACGCCACCGCCGGGTGATTCTTCCGCAGCATGA
- the hda gene encoding DnaA regulatory inactivator Hda: MIPQLPLALRWPRRQRFEHFHAGANAPALAAVQALALQPGVPWVYLHGASGSGRSHLLMAACQAASAAERRVQYLPLATIADHAAALRGVAGSELLALDDLGAIAGNRDAEHALFDLYNRARAEGSALLFAADATPTQLGIGLPDLRSRLGACAHFALKPLDDDERRAVLKAQAASRGIELDDSVLDWLFTRYARDLGALLDLLDKLDVASLAAQRRITIPFLRGFLREAAP, encoded by the coding sequence ATGATTCCGCAGTTGCCGCTCGCGCTGCGCTGGCCGCGCCGGCAGCGTTTCGAACATTTCCACGCTGGCGCGAATGCGCCGGCGCTGGCTGCGGTGCAGGCGCTGGCACTGCAGCCCGGTGTGCCGTGGGTTTACCTGCATGGCGCCAGCGGCAGCGGCCGCAGCCATCTGCTGATGGCCGCATGCCAGGCGGCCAGCGCGGCCGAACGGCGTGTGCAGTATCTGCCGTTGGCGACGATCGCCGACCACGCCGCAGCCTTGCGCGGTGTCGCCGGCAGCGAACTGCTGGCGCTGGACGATCTGGGCGCCATCGCTGGCAACCGCGACGCCGAACACGCGCTGTTCGACCTCTACAACCGCGCCCGCGCCGAAGGCAGCGCCCTGCTGTTCGCGGCGGATGCCACGCCCACCCAGCTCGGCATCGGACTGCCCGACCTGCGCTCGCGCCTCGGTGCCTGCGCCCATTTCGCACTGAAGCCGCTCGACGACGACGAGCGCCGCGCCGTGCTGAAGGCGCAGGCCGCGTCGCGCGGCATCGAGCTGGACGACAGCGTGCTGGACTGGCTGTTCACCCGCTACGCGCGTGATCTCGGCGCGCTGCTCGACCTGCTCGACAAGCTGGACGTGGCCTCGCTGGCGGCGCAACGACGGATCACCATCCCGTTCCTGCGTGGGTTCCTGCGTGAAGCGGCACCCTGA